In Fusarium oxysporum f. sp. lycopersici 4287 chromosome 4, whole genome shotgun sequence, a genomic segment contains:
- a CDS encoding methylmalonate-semialdehyde dehydrogenase (acylating) has protein sequence MPSTSIYQSVIYPGNHEKLDKPRDTQNFIDNKLVSSKTSSWIEVHDPATNNVITRVPESTDDELQEAVKSAKAAFPGWKRTSIIKRQQIMFKLTHLIREHMDNLATSIVTEQGKTFADAKGDVLRGLQVCETACGITTQLGGEVLEVAKDMETRSYRNPLGVVAAICPFNFPAMIPLWSLPVATVTGNCIIVKPSERDPGAAMMIAELCREAGFPPGVVNVVHGSKDTVNFLLDEPEIQAISFVGSNKAGEYIYQRGSANGKRVQANLGAKNHALLSPDANKDHALDSIAGAAFGAAGQRCMALSVLVTLGDAKQWLPDLVAKAKNHIAGSGFDSKSDFGPLITPQSRDRCNALITSAEKEGAKILLDGRGYKPEGFPDGNWVGPTVISGVRPDMECYKEEIFGPVLLCMEEETLKDGIDLINSNAWGNGAVIFTNSGAKASLFQQEIDAGQVGINVPIPVPLPMFSFTGNKRSVAGTGLANFYGKDGLRFYTQWKTVTSLWRADEASTGEKLTSMPTNS, from the exons atgccttcaacatcaatctACCAGTCTGTTATTTATCCCGGCAACCACGAAAAGTTGGACAAGCCTAGGGATACGCAGAATTTCATCGACAACAAACTCGTCTCTTCGAAGACGTCGTCATGGATCGAAGTTCATGATCCTGCAACGAACAATGTCATCACGCGTGTCCCTGAGAGTACTGATGATGAACTCCAAGAAGCAGTGAAATCAGCTAAGGCTGCGTTTCCGGGATGGAAGAGGACGAGCATTATTAAGCGTCAGCAAATAATGTTCAAGCTGACGCACTTGATCCGGGAGCATATGGATAATCTTGCGACAAGCATCGTCACGGAGCAAGGTAAAACTTTTGCTGATGCCAAGGGCGATGTTCTTCGTGGACTGCAAGTTTGTGAGACAGCTTGCGGAATCACTACTCAGCTCGGCGGGGAAGTCCTCGAGGTTGCCAAGGACATGGAAACACGCTCCTACCGAAACCCATTGGGTGTTGTAGCAGCCATCTGCCCCTTCAACTTTCCAGCCATGATTCCATTGTGGTCTCTTCCTGTAGCGACCGTCACCGGAAACTGCATAATTGTCAAGCCCTCGGAACGTGATCCGGGTGCGGCTATGATGATCGCAGAGCTTTGCCGAGAAGCCGGCTTTCCACCAGGTGTCGTCAACGTTGTCCATGGATCAAAGGACACCGTGAActtccttcttgacgagCCCGAGATTCAAGCTATTTCCTTCGTGGGATCCAACAAGGCTGGAGAGTATATCTACCAACGAGGATCAGCAAACGGAAAACGCGTGCAAGCAAACCTCGGAGCAAAGAACCATGCACTTCTGAGCCCAGACGCCAACAAGGATCACGCCCTTGATTCAATTGCTGGAGCTGCCTTTGGTGCCGCTGGACAGCGATGCATGGCGTTGAGTGTTTTGGTCACTCTTGGAGACGCGAAGCAATGGTTGCCAGACCTTGTCGCGAAGGCGAAGAACCATATCGCTGGCAGCGGCTTTGACTCAAAGTCGGATTTTGGTCCTTTGATCACTCCTCAGAGTCGCGATCGCTGCAATGCCCTCATTACAAGcgctgagaaggagggtgCGAAGATTCTTCTTGATGGTCGAGGATACAAGCCTGAGGGTTTTCCTGATGGCAACTGG GTCGGCCCTACAGTCATCTCCGGTGTCCGTCCTGACATGGAATGCTACAAGGAAGAAATCTTCGGCCCTGTCCTCCTCTgcatggaagaagaaacccTCAAAGACGGCATCGATCTCATAAACTCCAACGCCTGGGGTAACGGAGCAGTCATCTTCACAAACTCTGGAGCCAAGGCATCTCTCTTCCAACAAGAAATCGACGCTGGGCAAGTTGGCATTAACGTGCCGATTCCTGTTCCTCTGCCCATGTTTTCTTTCACAGGAAACAAGCGCAGTGTGGCTGGAACTGGTCTTGCCAACTTTTATGGAAAGGACGGATTGAGGTTTTATACCCAGTGGAAGACTGTTACTTCGCTTTGGAGGGCAGATGAGGCGAGCACAGGAGAGAAGTTGACGAGCATGCCTACCAACTCTTAG
- a CDS encoding CMGC protein kinase produces MNTQISELNGVTNSSSVWGDFVDLDGECDVEDACEPINRYEEGLYLPIRIGEVVAGRYRIEHKLGHGGFSTVWIAYDMHKGKDVALKIMTADPGGEREFLRQNEIISCVPDTSRLLIYQDTFLLPGAARNPHRVLVFPLKGPNLRDYARETSTIVRRSAAKQLLQALKTLHDSGMVHRDLNSANVMFGLSSFETGADLTTKYQILGRPQKIELLTDQEMWKNGQLVAPMTPKDSFVVQDTITLGDFGLAIRSGTEVDFKLQVPVGYCAPERMHQINPTFASDMWSYMCIFAELYLKWPLFGSGFFGGGFRSVVGLLVRVLGPLPLSWKGSHDGGGEPDESWYDQSKVPDPKMSLESKVTQSRDTIKPAEQQLVLSILRQDFSYLPEERLSAGELLEDASFKALMDRYGV; encoded by the exons ATGAACACGCAAATTTCTGAGCTGAATGGTGTTACTAACTCATCTTCCGTCTGGGGTGACTTCGTAGACTTAGATGGCGAGTGTGACGTCGAAGATGCGTGCGAACCAATCAACCGATATGAGGAGGGACTCTACCTTCCCATCCGCATTGGTGAAGTTGTCGCGGGTAGATATCGAATTGAGCACAAGCTAGGTCATGGTGGATTCTCAACTGTCTGGATAGCCTACGACATGCACAAGGGAAAAGACGTCGCCCTTAAAATCATGACAGCCGACCCCGGGGGCGAGCGAGAGTTTCTTAGGCAGAATGAGATCATCAGTTGTGTGCCAGACACGTCACGTCTCTTGATATACCAGGACACGTTCTTGTTGCCCGGCGCCGCCAGAAATCCTCATCGAGTCCTTGTTTTCCCCCTCAAGGGCCCCAATCTGAGAGATTACGCCCGGGAGACGTCTACAATTGTTCGGAGATCAGCTGCAAAGCAGCTGCTCCAAGCACTTAAGACACTGCACGATAGTGGAATGGTACATCGAG ACCTCAACAGCGCCAACGTGATGTTTGGTCTTTCCTCATTTGAGACTGGTGCTGATTTAACCACCAAGTATCAGATTCTTGGTCGCCCTCAGAAAATTGAATTGCTCACGGACCAAGAGATGTGGAAGAATGGGCAATTGGTTGCACCAATGACTCCAAAGGACAGCTTTGTTGTTCAAGATACCATAACTCTCGGTGACTTTGGGCTCGCCATCCGATCTGGCACTGAAGTAGACTTCAAGCTTCAGGTACCTGTCGGATACTGCGCGCCTGAGCGTATGCACCAGATAAATCCGACTTTTGCCTCTGATATGTGGAGCTACATGTGCATCTTTGCTGAGCTTTACCTGAAGTGGCCTCTCTTCGGTTCTGGGTTCTTCGGTGGCGGATTTCGCTCTGTGGTTGGACTTCTTGTCAGAGTGCTGGGGCCTCTGCCTCTGTCGTGGAAAGGCTCACATGACGGCGGTGGAGAACCAGATGAGAGCTGGTACGATCAGAGTAAAGTTCCGGATCCGAAAATGTCTTTAGAATCAAAAGTCACTCAATCACGGGATACCATTAAGCCTGCTGAGCAACAGCTGGTGCTCTCTATACTACGACAGGATTTTTCTTATTTGCCTGAGGAACGGCTGAGTGCAGGAGAACTTCTGGAAGATGCCTCATTCAAGGCGCTTATGGACAGGTATGGAGTTTAG